The Gammaproteobacteria bacterium genome includes a region encoding these proteins:
- a CDS encoding GGDEF domain-containing protein, whose product MSGTGFFIVIWRKTGEFIPNKLRTRVVLGLFGLHLVLGLFLYSVLLGMVKQAQDYQFSQHAQTRAGTIGLLVENIPSDRPQQLQSLMRRVLLQDDVVSVRLVEAGEDSFHFLKPGVNTTNTFEVNVLIQNRDRSVLHITFDRRVLLEDIRGITRLANILLLVYISVIAVFLFALSFLWERGEQKHLDLTANESDKADNTLVFDEVGEIRNAGRSVHTLLRYPSGTLIGLNIFDVLAEPVGMAPESTVLKLFGEQGATYDLSVCTRSGDTLTVAATVSSATSKGETLWSLFLGARLYQNVEPLQYDPLTGLLTRSIFLDRLAHSMQRAERNDCTAVLIFIDIDGFRRVNEGLGRRVGDKLLMLAAERIKQCVRQSDSVARLGDDEFAVILDDISDGCAAELPAKKILYALQQTYQIYSRDVHIGCSIGISYYPGRVQTSEEFMLEADLAMYKAKHGGGNRYEIFSDEMQRDMQELDQRIRCMKQ is encoded by the coding sequence TTGAGCGGAACAGGTTTTTTTATAGTGATTTGGCGCAAAACCGGCGAGTTCATTCCAAACAAGCTTAGAACACGGGTGGTACTGGGCCTTTTCGGTTTGCACCTGGTTTTGGGGTTATTTCTGTATTCCGTATTGTTGGGTATGGTTAAACAGGCCCAAGACTACCAATTTTCGCAACACGCTCAGACTCGCGCCGGTACGATCGGCCTGCTGGTTGAGAACATCCCATCCGATCGTCCGCAACAACTTCAGTCTTTAATGAGAAGAGTTTTGTTGCAAGATGATGTGGTTTCCGTGCGTTTAGTGGAAGCTGGGGAAGATAGTTTTCATTTTCTTAAACCTGGAGTGAATACTACCAATACCTTTGAAGTCAATGTGCTTATACAAAACCGGGATCGCTCCGTGTTGCACATAACCTTTGACCGCCGTGTATTGTTAGAGGACATCCGTGGGATTACCCGGTTGGCCAATATATTACTGCTGGTATACATTAGCGTTATTGCTGTGTTTTTGTTTGCTTTATCCTTCCTTTGGGAGCGTGGGGAGCAAAAACATTTGGATTTAACGGCTAATGAAAGCGATAAAGCCGACAATACACTGGTGTTTGACGAGGTGGGTGAAATACGTAACGCCGGGAGATCCGTGCACACACTGCTACGGTATCCGTCCGGTACTTTGATCGGGTTGAATATATTTGACGTGTTGGCTGAGCCCGTCGGTATGGCGCCGGAATCCACGGTCTTAAAGTTGTTCGGTGAGCAGGGTGCCACTTACGATTTGTCCGTTTGCACCCGTAGTGGGGATACCTTAACCGTGGCCGCAACAGTAAGCAGCGCTACGTCCAAAGGGGAAACCCTGTGGTCCCTGTTTTTGGGCGCGCGACTGTACCAAAATGTCGAACCTTTACAATACGATCCCCTGACAGGGTTGCTCACCCGTTCGATTTTCCTGGATCGACTAGCGCATTCTATGCAGCGGGCGGAACGCAATGACTGTACGGCGGTGTTGATTTTTATAGACATAGATGGTTTTCGGCGGGTTAATGAGGGCCTGGGTCGACGGGTGGGAGATAAACTGTTGATGTTGGCTGCGGAGCGTATTAAACAGTGTGTGCGTCAGAGCGATTCGGTAGCGCGTTTGGGAGACGACGAATTCGCTGTTATTCTGGACGATATCAGTGACGGGTGTGCAGCAGAGCTACCCGCAAAGAAAATACTGTACGCGCTACAGCAAACTTACCAAATTTACAGTCGCGATGTGCACATCGGTTGTAGCATCGGGATCAGCTATTACCCCGGTAGAGTGCAAACCAGCGAGGAATTTATGCTGGAAGCGGACTTGGCCATGTATAAAGCTAAACACGGCGGTGGTAACCGTTACGAAATTTTTAGTGACGAAATGCAGCGTGATATGCAGGAACTGGATCAACGCATTCGGTGTATGAAGCAATAG
- a CDS encoding acetolactate synthase large subunit — protein MKASELFIKCLEQEGTKYIFGIPGEENLDVMDSLLDSSIQFVTTRHEQGAAFMADVYGRITGKAGVCMATLGPGATNLITGVADANMDHAPLVAIAGQADTHRLHKESHQVLDLEEIFRPITKYSSRILAPEIIPEVVRKAFKLAQTEKMGACFVEFPENIAKMTLDSEPLPIKQPSLSEPPLERVQKAAQILSEAKQPIILAGNGVIRTGAWEQLADFAGKLNIPVCNTFMAKGVVPFKHPMALGSAGLQSQDYINFGFAKADVIVCVGYDLVEYHPHLWHPSRDRQIIHIDTVSAEVDASYPVAVGVVGDIRHSLNRIAELTKPQQSHTLRPLREALIDEMRSHRNDSSFPLKPQKIIWDLRTAMDMDDIVICDVGAHKMWMARMFRCEHPNTCIISNGFASMGIAVPGAISAKLAKPERAVVAVTGDAGFLMNSQEIETALRLEVAIVILIWNDSGYGLIEWKQMNQFGRPAYVSFNNPDFVTYAQSFGAKGYRITHSDELMPVLKQALSDNTVSIIDCPVDYSENLRLTEKLGEMISPF, from the coding sequence ATGAAGGCCTCCGAGCTGTTTATCAAGTGCCTTGAGCAGGAAGGCACAAAGTACATATTCGGCATACCGGGGGAGGAAAACCTGGATGTGATGGATTCATTGTTGGATTCATCCATTCAATTTGTCACCACCCGGCACGAACAGGGCGCTGCTTTTATGGCAGATGTCTATGGCCGCATCACCGGCAAAGCCGGCGTCTGTATGGCTACATTGGGCCCCGGAGCCACCAATCTGATCACCGGCGTGGCTGACGCCAATATGGATCATGCCCCTTTGGTCGCCATTGCCGGCCAGGCGGACACCCACCGATTACACAAAGAATCCCACCAAGTTTTGGATTTGGAAGAGATTTTTCGACCTATCACCAAGTACTCGTCGCGTATTTTGGCTCCGGAAATTATTCCGGAGGTGGTTCGCAAAGCCTTTAAACTGGCACAAACCGAGAAAATGGGAGCCTGTTTTGTCGAGTTTCCTGAAAATATCGCCAAAATGACACTGGACAGCGAACCCCTGCCCATCAAGCAACCCAGTTTGTCAGAGCCGCCGTTGGAACGCGTGCAAAAGGCAGCTCAAATTCTCTCGGAAGCGAAGCAACCCATTATATTGGCAGGCAATGGGGTAATTCGTACCGGTGCCTGGGAACAGTTAGCGGATTTTGCCGGTAAGCTCAATATTCCTGTGTGCAATACCTTTATGGCAAAGGGTGTGGTTCCTTTTAAACACCCCATGGCTTTGGGCAGTGCCGGTTTGCAATCACAGGATTACATCAATTTCGGCTTTGCCAAAGCGGATGTGATCGTATGCGTGGGTTACGACCTGGTCGAATATCACCCTCATTTATGGCACCCCAGTCGGGATCGGCAAATCATTCATATTGATACGGTTTCTGCAGAAGTGGACGCCAGCTATCCGGTTGCCGTGGGCGTGGTTGGGGATATTCGTCATTCTTTAAATCGGATTGCGGAACTTACCAAGCCCCAGCAAAGTCATACCTTAAGACCGCTTCGAGAAGCTCTCATCGACGAGATGCGATCCCACCGTAATGATTCGAGCTTTCCACTGAAACCTCAAAAAATCATTTGGGATTTACGAACCGCCATGGACATGGATGACATCGTCATTTGCGATGTTGGCGCTCACAAAATGTGGATGGCGCGGATGTTCCGTTGTGAACACCCCAATACCTGTATAATTTCCAATGGATTTGCCAGCATGGGAATCGCCGTACCTGGCGCTATTTCTGCAAAACTGGCCAAACCGGAGAGAGCAGTTGTCGCGGTTACGGGTGATGCAGGTTTTCTGATGAACTCACAGGAAATTGAAACCGCGTTGCGTTTAGAAGTGGCTATAGTTATTTTAATATGGAATGATTCCGGATACGGATTGATAGAGTGGAAACAAATGAACCAGTTTGGGCGACCGGCTTATGTTTCCTTTAACAATCCGGATTTTGTCACTTATGCCCAATCTTTTGGCGCAAAAGGGTACAGAATCACACATTCCGACGAATTAATGCCTGTTTTAAAGCAAGCCTTGTCCGATAACACTGTAAGTATCATTGATTGCCCAGTTGATTACAGTGAAAATCTGAGGCTTACGGAGAAATTGGGGGAAATGATTTCTCCTTTTTAG
- a CDS encoding cyclic nucleotide-binding domain-containing protein: MAEERVELTQFLNQQYLCESLTINEVQTLIDYTETVTFNKGDVVAEIGEVGEALFFVISGEIGLYRDDEGKENEVARVKEGELLGEMSFFDRRPRTVRLRAAKNDTRMLRLSRAMYKRLRVEHPYIAVNLAEHAIVSLDHLFRRVSKDITTFANYFYSPGRK, from the coding sequence ATGGCTGAAGAGAGAGTTGAACTGACTCAGTTTTTGAATCAGCAGTATCTTTGCGAGTCACTCACTATCAATGAAGTGCAGACTTTGATCGACTATACGGAAACGGTGACGTTTAATAAAGGGGATGTGGTCGCGGAGATCGGAGAGGTGGGAGAAGCCTTGTTTTTTGTCATTAGCGGTGAGATCGGTTTGTATCGCGATGATGAAGGCAAGGAAAACGAAGTTGCCAGAGTCAAGGAAGGAGAGCTGTTGGGGGAAATGTCCTTTTTTGATCGACGCCCACGTACGGTGCGTCTAAGGGCGGCAAAAAATGACACGCGCATGTTGCGGTTATCCCGCGCCATGTATAAGCGCTTGCGGGTCGAGCATCCTTATATTGCTGTTAATCTGGCAGAGCATGCTATTGTCAGCCTGGATCACCTGTTTCGTCGGGTGAGCAAGGATATCACAACATTCGCCAACTATTTTTACTCACCCGGACGGAAGTAA
- a CDS encoding endonuclease/exonuclease/phosphatase family protein, which produces MTQVTDLRQRVRLLSYNIQVGMASVAPSHYLTGCWKHLLPHAQLYENLHRIADAINNFDIVALQEVDAGSLRSSFINQIQFLANRGGFPYWYHQINREIGILTKHSNGVLSKYQPLEVDDYKLPGRIPGRGAMVVRYGNPHDPLVLITLHLALGKRTRKRQLEFVSEIVNCYDHVVVMGDMNCQPGSAEMNYLLETTNLVDPEHGLKTFPSWKPSRRLDHILASPSLEIHDVHVLDHVLSDHLPIAMELSLPADMMLAA; this is translated from the coding sequence ATGACGCAAGTAACTGATTTGAGACAACGGGTTCGCCTGCTCAGTTACAATATACAAGTGGGTATGGCATCCGTAGCGCCTTCCCATTATCTCACTGGGTGTTGGAAACACTTGTTACCACACGCACAACTCTATGAAAACCTTCATCGTATTGCAGATGCCATCAACAACTTTGATATTGTGGCATTACAAGAGGTCGATGCCGGCAGTTTACGCAGTAGTTTTATTAACCAGATCCAGTTCTTAGCCAATAGAGGGGGCTTTCCCTACTGGTACCACCAAATCAACCGGGAAATCGGCATCCTCACCAAACACAGCAACGGTGTGCTGAGTAAATACCAGCCCCTTGAGGTGGATGACTATAAACTGCCTGGTCGCATCCCCGGACGCGGCGCCATGGTGGTCCGTTATGGCAATCCCCATGACCCCTTGGTGCTGATCACCCTACATCTGGCCTTGGGCAAACGCACCCGAAAACGTCAGCTGGAGTTTGTCAGTGAAATCGTCAATTGCTACGATCATGTAGTGGTTATGGGTGACATGAACTGCCAACCGGGAAGCGCTGAAATGAACTACCTGTTGGAAACCACCAACCTGGTAGATCCGGAACACGGCTTAAAAACTTTCCCCAGCTGGAAACCCTCGCGACGGCTTGACCATATCCTGGCCTCTCCTTCCCTGGAAATACACGATGTACATGTATTGGATCACGTGCTTTCTGACCATTTGCCCATTGCCATGGAGCTCAGCTTACCGGCAGACATGATGTTGGCAGCCTAA
- a CDS encoding diguanylate cyclase produces MESDWKQKYLDSLDQLEQKEKHWESIETLLCLGINRVALAAEGVDSALDKQLEHLRKTIRSGKNYSGLEDIVESISKTLKRLDTQKDEHSNHPMAAWERLLDKLQIPKSQSKALKQLRKNLNKANPEDTDSIVQNVATLINTLLPATPETETSAGFFDRFRNKDAADKEPSAQREPSANKEPSAQREPSANKEPSAQREPSANKEPSASTDPLPSASATPNGTFAQPRNETAVISQFGLKLIEYLDFPEEINEKVLQLRDRLSNNAIGGKHEVLSALANLLTVARLHLEREKSDLQSFLHSLNENLQDIYANISGAETAQQTSAGNNKKFGVSMQNHMQAMEHSVQTASELESLKSGIQTQLHAIRKNLHVHMEEESRTQQALARALKQTTAQLRNMEQETQLLKERLYQEHQQAIQDPLTGLHNRLAYEEHIDQEYHRWNRYRQPLVIMVVDIDFFKKINDTYGHRAGDKALRLIAGNLQSKLRQTDFLARYGGEEFVVLMPQTHLEAALIAANKLRTAVQSCEFHYQSQRVQITISCGLTEFEGDDTIETAFQRADKALYQAKQNGRNRCEAIAR; encoded by the coding sequence ATGGAATCAGACTGGAAACAAAAGTATCTGGACAGCCTTGACCAGTTGGAACAAAAGGAAAAACACTGGGAAAGCATCGAAACCCTGTTGTGCCTGGGTATCAACCGCGTCGCCCTGGCAGCGGAAGGTGTTGACAGCGCTCTGGATAAACAACTGGAGCATTTACGCAAAACGATACGTTCCGGAAAAAACTATTCCGGGTTAGAGGACATCGTCGAGTCTATCTCCAAAACCCTGAAACGCCTGGACACCCAAAAAGACGAACACAGCAACCATCCCATGGCCGCCTGGGAACGATTGCTGGATAAGCTGCAAATTCCAAAATCCCAAAGCAAAGCACTGAAACAACTGCGCAAGAACCTTAACAAAGCCAACCCGGAAGACACAGACAGTATCGTTCAAAACGTTGCGACGCTCATCAACACCCTGCTACCGGCAACGCCCGAAACCGAAACCAGCGCAGGTTTTTTTGACCGGTTCCGCAACAAAGACGCCGCAGATAAAGAGCCCTCAGCGCAGAGAGAGCCTTCAGCGAATAAAGAGCCCTCAGCCCAGAGAGAGCCTTCAGCGAATAAAGAGCCTTCAGCCCAGAGAGAGCCTTCAGCGAATAAAGAGCCTTCAGCGAGCACGGACCCCCTCCCCTCGGCCAGCGCCACACCCAACGGAACTTTCGCCCAACCACGCAACGAAACGGCAGTGATCAGCCAGTTCGGTTTAAAATTGATCGAGTATCTGGACTTTCCTGAGGAGATCAACGAAAAGGTGTTACAGCTTCGCGATCGCCTCAGCAACAATGCTATTGGTGGAAAACACGAAGTTTTGAGTGCCTTAGCCAATTTGCTCACCGTAGCTCGCTTGCACCTGGAACGGGAAAAATCCGACTTGCAGAGTTTTCTACACAGCCTGAATGAAAACCTACAGGATATTTACGCTAATATTTCCGGCGCAGAAACGGCACAACAAACCAGTGCCGGAAACAACAAAAAATTCGGTGTTTCTATGCAAAACCATATGCAGGCCATGGAACACTCGGTACAAACCGCGTCGGAACTGGAGTCACTGAAATCCGGAATACAAACCCAACTGCACGCCATCCGCAAAAATCTGCATGTCCACATGGAAGAGGAATCACGCACTCAACAAGCGCTGGCCCGCGCATTAAAACAAACCACGGCTCAGCTGCGCAACATGGAGCAGGAAACCCAGTTACTCAAGGAACGCTTATACCAAGAACACCAGCAAGCCATACAAGACCCGCTGACCGGGCTGCACAACCGCTTGGCCTATGAAGAACACATAGATCAAGAGTATCACCGCTGGAATCGTTACCGGCAACCCTTGGTAATCATGGTAGTGGATATCGATTTTTTTAAAAAAATCAATGATACCTACGGCCACCGCGCCGGCGACAAGGCACTACGGCTCATAGCCGGGAATTTGCAGTCCAAACTACGCCAGACCGATTTCCTGGCTCGCTACGGCGGTGAGGAATTTGTGGTATTGATGCCACAAACTCATCTGGAAGCGGCCTTAATCGCTGCTAACAAACTGCGCACCGCGGTACAAAGCTGCGAATTCCATTACCAATCCCAACGGGTACAAATCACGATTTCCTGCGGATTGACCGAGTTTGAGGGTGATGACACTATTGAAACGGCATTCCAACGTGCCGATAAAGCCTTGTATCAAGCCAAGCAAAACGGCCGTAATCGCTGCGAAGCCATTGCACGTTAA
- the kdsC gene encoding 3-deoxy-manno-octulosonate-8-phosphatase KdsC: MLDIYEKAKKIKLIIFDVDGVLTDGSLFFGDDGQEYKAFNAKDGHGMKMLQRSGVEVAIITARSSELVKHRMKNLEIKHVYQGQKDKLPAFKSLIDKLKIHSDEVAYVGDDVVDLPIMIRVGLAVSVADGHPLSKKHAHWITPTPGGRGAARDICELIMQAQGTLEPMIQEYLTMNP; encoded by the coding sequence ATGCTGGACATCTACGAAAAAGCCAAAAAAATTAAACTCATCATTTTCGACGTTGACGGCGTGCTCACTGACGGTAGCCTGTTTTTCGGTGATGACGGCCAAGAATACAAAGCCTTTAATGCAAAAGATGGCCATGGCATGAAAATGTTACAACGCAGTGGTGTGGAGGTCGCTATCATCACTGCCCGTAGCTCGGAATTGGTGAAACATCGTATGAAAAACCTGGAAATCAAACACGTGTACCAGGGCCAAAAGGACAAATTGCCGGCATTTAAATCTTTGATTGATAAGCTAAAAATACACTCTGATGAAGTGGCTTACGTCGGTGATGATGTAGTGGATTTACCCATAATGATTCGCGTCGGCCTGGCAGTCAGCGTGGCGGATGGGCACCCACTCAGCAAGAAACACGCACACTGGATTACCCCTACCCCCGGCGGTCGGGGCGCTGCACGCGACATCTGCGAATTGATTATGCAAGCACAGGGCACACTGGAACCCATGATCCAGGAATACTTAACCATGAATCCTTAG
- a CDS encoding S4 domain-containing protein has product MPKHNANKTGKAPTALTRLRIDKWLWAARFYKTRSLASEAIKGGKIHHQGDRAKPSKELVVGDELTIKQGYTEKTVIVLALSDKRGPAPQAALLYRETPESIQKRENFKTVVKTQPAYRDTGSGRPTKRERRKIIQFTRS; this is encoded by the coding sequence ATGCCGAAACATAATGCCAACAAGACCGGTAAAGCCCCCACCGCACTGACACGGTTACGTATCGACAAATGGCTCTGGGCGGCCCGGTTTTACAAAACCCGATCTTTGGCCAGCGAAGCCATTAAAGGTGGAAAAATCCACCACCAGGGCGACCGCGCCAAACCCAGCAAGGAGCTGGTGGTGGGCGACGAACTGACAATAAAACAAGGCTATACTGAGAAAACGGTGATCGTGCTTGCCTTATCGGATAAACGCGGTCCGGCACCACAAGCCGCGTTGTTGTACCGGGAAACGCCCGAAAGCATCCAGAAAAGGGAGAACTTCAAGACGGTTGTCAAAACCCAACCGGCATACCGTGATACGGGCAGCGGCCGTCCCACCAAACGCGAACGTCGTAAGATTATTCAGTTCACCCGCTCCTGA
- a CDS encoding KpsF/GutQ family sugar-phosphate isomerase, translated as MNQEKLITLAKAVIENEAKAIEALSDRIDEDFFKACSIMHACHGRIVVMGMGKSGHIGGKIAATLASTGSPAFFVHPGEASHGDMGMITQSDVVLAFSNSGETDEISTLLPLIKRKNVPLIALTGNVNSSLARAATVHIDVSVEKEACPLGLAPTTSTTAALAMGDALAIALLESKGFTADDFALSHPGGQLGRRLLLKVDDIMHSGTTIPKVSNSAMLSEALMEMTRKGLGMTTVVDTSENLLGIFTDGDLRRVLDHGDVNVHNIKVTDVMTSPCKKAELGMLAVETLRIMDQYKINSLPVVDAQGQVVGAMNMHDLLKAGVV; from the coding sequence ATGAATCAGGAAAAACTCATTACATTGGCAAAAGCCGTCATTGAAAATGAAGCCAAAGCCATAGAAGCCCTGTCTGACCGAATTGACGAGGACTTTTTCAAGGCCTGCAGCATTATGCACGCCTGTCATGGGCGTATTGTCGTCATGGGTATGGGCAAATCAGGACATATCGGCGGCAAAATAGCCGCAACCCTGGCCAGCACAGGCAGTCCGGCGTTTTTTGTTCACCCCGGTGAAGCCAGTCATGGCGATATGGGCATGATTACCCAGAGTGACGTGGTCCTGGCTTTTTCCAATTCCGGCGAAACCGACGAAATCAGCACTTTATTACCCCTAATTAAGCGTAAAAACGTACCTTTGATTGCCCTGACCGGGAACGTCAACTCCAGCCTGGCCCGTGCTGCCACCGTACATATTGATGTCAGCGTGGAAAAAGAAGCCTGCCCCTTAGGGCTTGCCCCCACCACCAGCACCACAGCGGCATTGGCCATGGGCGACGCCCTGGCAATCGCTCTATTGGAATCCAAGGGGTTTACCGCCGATGATTTCGCTTTATCGCACCCAGGCGGTCAGCTGGGCCGGCGACTCCTGCTCAAGGTGGACGATATCATGCACAGCGGCACCACCATACCTAAGGTCAGCAACAGCGCCATGCTCAGCGAGGCTCTGATGGAAATGACTCGCAAAGGCCTGGGAATGACCACCGTTGTGGATACCTCTGAGAATTTATTGGGTATTTTTACCGATGGAGATCTGCGCCGAGTACTGGACCACGGCGATGTCAATGTGCACAACATTAAAGTCACCGATGTGATGACCAGCCCATGTAAAAAAGCCGAATTGGGCATGCTGGCGGTAGAGACATTACGTATTATGGATCAATATAAGATAAACTCTTTACCTGTGGTCGATGCCCAAGGACAGGTAGTGGGAGCGATGAACATGCACGATTTACTAAAAGCAGGCGTGGTGTAA
- a CDS encoding calcium/sodium antiporter → MLLYVIAIIAGFAVLVWSADRFVLGASALARNLGVSSLIVGMIIIGFGTSAPEMFVAAVASLNQNPGLALGNAIGSNIANIGLVLGIGALITPLTVQSQTLKREYPVLLLITIILLTLLWDQELSRLDGLLLLVGTVIMISWLTWLSRSSGEDPLAQEIQSELPDDMSTGRASAWTLAGLVLLVGSSHLLVWGATHVATALGISELVIGLTIIAVGTSLPEIAVAISAALKKEHDIVIGNVIGSNMFNSLAVIGVGSSITPFQFPDVVLLRDYSTMAALTLALLIMAYGFRGPGRINRVEASLLLAAYVGYMVSLYITEAA, encoded by the coding sequence ATGTTGCTGTATGTTATCGCTATTATTGCCGGATTCGCTGTCCTGGTTTGGAGTGCCGACCGGTTTGTCCTGGGCGCTTCTGCCTTGGCGCGCAACCTGGGAGTCTCCAGCCTCATTGTGGGTATGATTATTATTGGATTCGGCACTTCGGCGCCGGAAATGTTTGTCGCCGCAGTGGCTTCACTGAACCAAAATCCCGGCCTGGCACTGGGAAACGCCATTGGCTCCAATATCGCCAATATAGGCCTGGTTTTAGGAATCGGCGCCTTGATCACCCCATTAACCGTTCAATCTCAAACCCTGAAACGGGAATACCCGGTCCTTTTACTCATTACCATCATTTTACTGACATTGCTCTGGGATCAGGAGCTTAGCCGCCTGGATGGCCTGCTGTTATTGGTCGGTACAGTAATCATGATCTCCTGGCTCACCTGGCTTAGCCGCAGCTCGGGCGAAGACCCCTTGGCCCAGGAAATACAATCAGAGCTTCCAGACGACATGTCGACGGGCAGGGCATCCGCCTGGACTCTGGCCGGTTTAGTGCTGTTGGTGGGCAGTTCCCACCTGCTGGTCTGGGGCGCCACCCATGTCGCCACCGCTTTAGGTATCAGCGAATTGGTGATCGGTCTGACCATCATTGCCGTGGGAACCAGCTTGCCCGAAATCGCTGTCGCCATCAGCGCTGCGCTGAAAAAAGAACACGACATTGTCATTGGCAACGTGATTGGGTCTAATATGTTTAACAGCCTGGCTGTCATTGGCGTGGGTAGCAGTATTACACCGTTTCAGTTTCCTGATGTAGTGTTACTGCGCGATTACAGCACCATGGCTGCGCTAACTCTGGCCCTGTTGATCATGGCGTACGGATTTAGAGGCCCAGGCCGCATTAATCGCGTTGAGGCTTCGTTATTATTAGCTGCCTATGTGGGATATATGGTATCACTTTACATTACTGAGGCCGCATGA
- the ubiA gene encoding 4-hydroxybenzoate octaprenyltransferase: MKDRSLQYALLMRFDRPIGIYLLLWPTLWALWIAGKGFPSVAVTFIFLMGVILMRAGGCIINDYADRGIDMHVSRTQNRPLAMGRVTSKEALSLFVVTCLAAFVLVLFTNTLTILMSVVGLFLAVLYPFTKRYTYMPQAFLGLAFGWSVPMAFAAQTGTVPNEAWLILTATVLWATSYDTMYAMADREDDIRIGVKSTAVLFGEADRLIIAMIQCLFLFTMIVVGEKLELKFYYYIGLGVSTIFLAYQHYLLKDRDPQRCIKAFANNSWLGACIFAGIVMEYASKTGTPTNV; encoded by the coding sequence TTGAAAGACCGCAGTTTGCAATATGCGCTGCTTATGCGCTTTGATCGCCCCATTGGCATCTACCTTCTGTTGTGGCCAACTCTATGGGCGTTATGGATTGCCGGCAAGGGCTTCCCCAGCGTGGCCGTCACCTTTATTTTTCTCATGGGTGTCATCCTCATGCGTGCCGGCGGCTGTATTATCAATGACTATGCGGACCGGGGTATTGATATGCATGTATCGCGAACCCAGAATCGCCCCTTGGCCATGGGGCGAGTCACATCCAAAGAGGCGCTCAGCCTGTTTGTCGTCACCTGCTTGGCAGCCTTTGTGCTGGTATTGTTTACCAATACACTGACCATCCTCATGTCGGTCGTTGGATTATTTCTTGCGGTTCTGTATCCCTTTACCAAACGCTATACCTACATGCCCCAAGCTTTTCTGGGGTTGGCTTTTGGCTGGTCCGTTCCCATGGCCTTTGCAGCGCAAACCGGCACAGTCCCCAACGAAGCCTGGCTGATTCTGACCGCTACGGTGTTGTGGGCCACATCCTATGACACCATGTATGCCATGGCTGACCGGGAGGACGATATTCGAATTGGTGTTAAATCAACAGCGGTGTTGTTTGGCGAAGCTGATCGACTCATCATCGCCATGATCCAGTGCTTATTCTTATTTACCATGATTGTTGTGGGAGAAAAATTGGAACTCAAATTCTACTACTACATAGGATTGGGCGTCTCCACTATTTTTTTGGCCTATCAACATTACTTGCTCAAGGACCGGGACCCACAACGCTGCATCAAAGCATTTGCCAATAACAGCTGGCTGGGCGCCTGTATTTTTGCTGGAATTGTCATGGAATACGCCAGTAAAACCGGCACCCCGACCAATGTATAG
- a CDS encoding thiol:disulfide interchange protein DsbA/DsbL encodes MAANYKESIHYQRIVPPQPTTTADKVEVVEMFWYGCPHCNSLEPYVERWLKRIPKNAEFVRIPAIFRPEWELHARAFYTAEILGVLEKTHSAMFEALHSQKRRLRTDEEIMEFFAEQGVKQGDFKRVFRSFAVEAKIRRAKDLSQRYGIEGVPALIVNGKYRTGARMAGGNANIFKVVNHLVEKESK; translated from the coding sequence ATGGCAGCCAATTACAAAGAAAGCATTCATTATCAACGCATCGTACCCCCCCAACCCACGACAACCGCGGACAAAGTCGAGGTGGTGGAAATGTTCTGGTACGGCTGCCCCCATTGCAACAGCCTGGAGCCCTATGTGGAGCGTTGGTTGAAACGTATTCCGAAAAACGCGGAATTTGTACGTATCCCAGCCATTTTCCGGCCCGAATGGGAATTGCATGCTCGCGCTTTTTACACCGCAGAAATTCTGGGTGTGTTGGAAAAAACCCATTCTGCCATGTTTGAAGCTTTACATAGCCAAAAACGCCGCCTGCGAACCGACGAGGAAATTATGGAATTCTTCGCCGAACAAGGTGTTAAGCAAGGTGATTTTAAGCGTGTATTCCGTTCCTTTGCCGTGGAAGCCAAAATTCGCCGCGCCAAAGATCTGAGTCAACGCTACGGTATCGAGGGAGTTCCGGCTTTGATCGTCAACGGCAAATACCGCACCGGTGCCCGAATGGCCGGCGGTAACGCAAATATTTTCAAAGTCGTTAACCATTTGGTTGAAAAAGAATCAAAATAG